The following are encoded together in the Capsulimonas corticalis genome:
- a CDS encoding SRPBCC family protein, which produces MSQDRIEKQIEVKAPIARVWRALTDYQEFGEWFRVKVDGPFVSGQISTGHMTYPGFEHVRWNVVIKEMEPERLFSYTWHPGAIDPAIDYSVETPTLVEFLLEETETGTLLRLIESGFENIPSGRRLEAFRMDEGGWTSQLENIENYVTKSP; this is translated from the coding sequence ATGTCCCAGGACCGTATCGAGAAGCAGATTGAAGTGAAAGCGCCCATCGCGCGCGTGTGGCGCGCGCTGACGGATTACCAGGAGTTTGGCGAGTGGTTTCGCGTGAAGGTGGACGGCCCCTTTGTGTCCGGGCAGATATCGACCGGGCATATGACTTATCCGGGCTTTGAGCACGTCCGCTGGAACGTCGTAATCAAGGAGATGGAGCCCGAGCGCCTCTTCTCCTACACCTGGCACCCCGGCGCTATCGATCCCGCCATCGATTACTCCGTGGAGACGCCCACGCTCGTCGAATTTCTGCTGGAGGAGACCGAAACCGGCACGCTTCTTCGGCTGATCGAGTCCGGTTTTGAGAATATTCCTAGCGGCCGTCGTCTGGAGGCGTTCCGCATGGACGAAGGCGGCTGGACATCCCAGCTGGAGAATATCGAGAACTATGTTACAAAATCACCATAA
- the folE gene encoding GTP cyclohydrolase I FolE, whose amino-acid sequence MSFLPTTDEENIEDLEIRPSRDQRPTGGGSKKNVSQEELEDKYRDILTFVGEDPDREGLLRTPHRVAEALKFLTSGYKQDVETLLNGAIFHEDYDDMVVVKDIEFYSMCEHHMLPFYGKVHVAYIPDGKIVGLSKIPRLVDMFSRRLQVQERLTTEIAEAIETALSPRGVAVVIEGAHMCMLMRGVQKQASTMVTSHVMGLFRDDRATRQEFMALVKGNSRA is encoded by the coding sequence ATGTCATTTTTACCCACGACCGATGAGGAGAACATCGAGGATTTGGAAATTCGACCTTCACGCGATCAGCGCCCCACAGGCGGCGGCTCGAAGAAAAATGTCAGCCAGGAAGAACTGGAAGACAAATATCGCGATATCCTGACCTTCGTCGGCGAAGATCCGGATCGCGAGGGACTGCTGCGCACGCCGCACCGCGTCGCCGAAGCGCTCAAGTTTTTGACCAGCGGCTACAAGCAGGATGTGGAGACGCTGCTGAACGGCGCGATCTTCCATGAAGATTACGACGACATGGTGGTCGTGAAGGATATCGAGTTCTACTCGATGTGCGAACACCACATGCTGCCGTTCTACGGCAAGGTCCACGTCGCGTATATTCCCGACGGCAAGATCGTGGGCCTGAGCAAAATTCCGCGCCTCGTCGATATGTTCTCGCGCCGCCTGCAAGTTCAGGAGCGCCTGACCACTGAGATCGCCGAAGCCATCGAGACCGCCCTCAGCCCGCGCGGCGTCGCCGTCGTGATCGAAGGCGCGCATATGTGCATGCTCATGCGCGGCGTTCAAAAGCAAGCGTCCACCATGGTCACTTCGCACGTCATGGGCCTCTTCCGCGACGACCGCGCCACGCGCCAGGAATTCATGGCGCTGGTGAAGGGCAACTCCAGAGCGTAG
- a CDS encoding 6-carboxytetrahydropterin synthase: MTIALCRRARFSAGDTGSLTGRAGGHDYSCELAVAGEIDPDSGMVVNIRDIDAVMKAEIVSWLDGKILDHDVPALRDTPATPENLTRFIWERCTGKIPPQGRLVRVTLWESDERWAMLSSVSRRKDEPLLTATRMYDFSASHRLHSQKLSEEENAEIFGKCNWENGHGHNYEIEVTLSGEPDSRTGEIAPMALLDQIVEEEVLRPFDHKHLNYDVPEFSGLNPTSENVTKVIWEKLANRLANAPLGPARLYRVLVRETPRNVFKYYGEEP, translated from the coding sequence ATGACCATTGCGCTCTGTCGCCGCGCGCGGTTTTCGGCGGGAGATACGGGAAGCCTGACCGGCCGGGCCGGAGGTCACGATTATTCGTGCGAGCTGGCCGTGGCCGGCGAGATCGATCCCGATTCGGGGATGGTGGTCAATATCCGTGATATCGACGCCGTCATGAAGGCGGAGATTGTTTCGTGGCTGGACGGCAAAATTCTCGATCACGATGTTCCCGCGCTGCGGGATACTCCCGCGACGCCCGAAAATCTGACGCGATTCATTTGGGAGCGCTGCACCGGGAAAATCCCGCCGCAGGGACGACTGGTGCGCGTGACCCTCTGGGAATCCGATGAGCGATGGGCGATGCTGTCGTCCGTATCGAGGAGAAAGGACGAACCATTGCTGACCGCGACACGCATGTATGATTTTTCCGCTTCGCACCGCCTGCACTCCCAGAAGCTCTCCGAGGAAGAGAACGCCGAGATCTTCGGCAAGTGCAACTGGGAAAACGGGCATGGGCACAATTACGAGATCGAGGTGACGCTGTCCGGCGAGCCAGACTCCCGTACGGGCGAGATCGCGCCGATGGCGCTGCTCGACCAAATCGTCGAAGAGGAGGTGCTGCGGCCGTTCGATCACAAGCATCTCAATTACGACGTTCCTGAGTTTTCCGGCCTCAATCCGACATCCGAGAACGTCACCAAAGTGATTTGGGAGAAATTGGCGAATCGCCTTGCGAACGCGCCGCTCGGTCCGGCCAGACTGTACCGGGTGCTCGTCCGTGAAACGCCGCGCAACGTATTTAAGTATTACGGCGAAGAGCCTTAG